In Nitrospira sp., one genomic interval encodes:
- a CDS encoding DUF362 domain-containing protein yields MAAGVGLVLGAGSLIVPRRYFRLPQRAHVFVARAAHYQLDIAEVITRGIRELGVTADELRGKRILLKPNLVETASTAPHINTHPLVLRGAIEAFLRLGATTVMVAEGPGHRRDTLAVYEESGLADVLTEDRIAFHDLNYITGYELPNAGRQSSLRALTFPSLFQEVDWIVSVAKMKTHHWAGATLAMKNLFGVMPGIYYGWPKNVLHHAGIENSILDINATLKPQFAIVDGIVGMEGDGPITGDPKKAAVLVMGRNPAAVDATCCRIMGIDPYRVSYLERADNWLGPIAESAIEQRGEAIASVRTNFTLIETIPAQRGIRLI; encoded by the coding sequence ATGGCGGCTGGAGTTGGCCTGGTGTTGGGAGCTGGTTCGCTCATCGTCCCCAGACGATATTTCCGCTTGCCGCAACGAGCGCACGTGTTTGTGGCCAGAGCCGCGCATTACCAGCTGGATATCGCCGAGGTCATTACGAGAGGTATTCGAGAGTTGGGTGTTACTGCGGATGAGTTGAGAGGGAAGCGCATTCTCCTGAAGCCAAACCTTGTCGAAACCGCCTCAACAGCTCCCCACATCAATACGCATCCTCTGGTGTTGCGTGGAGCTATCGAGGCTTTTCTGCGGCTGGGCGCGACCACGGTAATGGTGGCCGAAGGCCCTGGCCATCGACGCGACACGTTGGCGGTCTATGAAGAGTCCGGATTGGCAGATGTGCTCACGGAAGATCGTATTGCGTTTCACGACTTGAATTACATCACGGGCTATGAGTTGCCGAATGCCGGTCGCCAATCTTCACTGCGGGCGTTGACCTTTCCATCTCTTTTCCAAGAAGTGGATTGGATTGTCTCCGTCGCCAAGATGAAAACACACCATTGGGCTGGTGCTACGCTAGCGATGAAGAATCTCTTTGGTGTGATGCCTGGCATCTACTACGGGTGGCCCAAGAATGTGTTGCATCATGCCGGGATAGAGAACTCGATTTTGGATATCAATGCGACGTTGAAGCCGCAGTTTGCCATTGTCGATGGCATCGTGGGAATGGAAGGGGATGGGCCCATCACAGGGGATCCAAAGAAGGCTGCCGTTCTCGTGATGGGACGAAATCCTGCTGCAGTCGATGCAACGTGTTGTCGTATCATGGGCATTGATCCCTATCGAGTGTCTTACCTGGAACGAGCTGATAACTGGCTGGGGCCGATTGCTGAAAGCGCGATTGAACAACGTGGGGAGGCTATTGCCTCTGTTCGAACGAATTTCACCTTGATCGAGACGATTCCGGCTCAGCGGGGGATACGACTCATCTAA